A region of Cataglyphis hispanica isolate Lineage 1 chromosome 6, ULB_Chis1_1.0, whole genome shotgun sequence DNA encodes the following proteins:
- the LOC126850363 gene encoding protein DPCD-like, translating into MTPESWLKNIQNAKITVLIQDGRRKVHFLLENGEEMVEEYNMDTNVVVRRIWKKKNSFGTDQGWIVEIGDPEPKENNIEKEGIQESSNTPFVTQRITKTSLEWRIRNLPYPSNVYSITAEKDNTITVRTSNKKYFKKLRALDLERIGLKPEQERISFKHQYNTLIIMYKKPPELFDVEKKILSKILQIKATESPNQCPVS; encoded by the exons ATGACGCCTGAATCATGGTTAAAGAATATTCAAAATGCCAAGATAACTGTTCTTATTCAGGATg GAAGAAGaaaagttcattttttattagaaaatggCGAGGAAATGGTAGAAGAATATAACATGGATACAAATGTAGTAGTACGAAGAatatggaaaaagaaaaatagttttGGTACAGATCAGGGGTGGATCGTAGAAATTGGGGATCCTGAAcctaaagaaaataatattgaaaaagaggGGATACAAGAAAGTTCAAATACT CCATTTGTTACACAGAGAATTACAAAAACATCCCTGGAGTGGCGAATTAGAAATTTACCATATCCTAGTAATGTATACTCTATTACTGCAGAGAAAGATAATACTATAACTGTACGTACAAGTAACAAAAAGTACTTCAAAAAGTTAAGGGCTCTAGATCTCGAGCGAATTGGGCTAAAGCCAGAGCAGGAACGGATATCATTTAAGCATCagtataatactttaattattatg tataaaaagcCTCCTGAACTTTTtgatgtggaaaaaaaaatattatccaaGATTCTACAGATTAAAGCTACAGAATCTCCAAATCAATGTCCAGTCAGTTAA